In the Parasteatoda tepidariorum isolate YZ-2023 chromosome 3, CAS_Ptep_4.0, whole genome shotgun sequence genome, one interval contains:
- the LOC107443054 gene encoding uncharacterized protein encodes MTSKISGWFVLSAVFIVAVFGLFFTFTERKTWPEHRIELSATDQRLIPPASTVWCEAIALTSDHPFVAYQVSQSPHVNANHLNKQKVSVSLKLGGGRSRNSFKLKYFLLTSSVLEIYSCASQEGARLLVFKGEHGVQEYLQKLSEQQNSDDSSMEEASSEEIQISNLDCSKNEYFSACRNMKRQKDSSLVSDYAVAVSGEETMCDVVSQRPVKVNITADGFYVIVALNTNKEKTNHFGLQLLIDRSRYTIMKSGHSFDMCSLSTSCTIGLSFASDDGALVWIPEEPNAGRSSFTIRSRCKPRLAVFAILSVFLPLMFFVLVAFFVRADRERIRRIYSRQSSSTLPAVAAPLLTMPFRTSSTRTEPEATTTASEELPPPYHAVFDPPPPYSCLKPEDNK; translated from the exons ATGACCTCCAAGATCTCGGGATGGTTTGTGCTATCAGCTGTATTCATAGTGGCCGTATTCGGCCTCTTCTTTACCTTCACAGAGCGAAAGACCTGGCCCGAACACAGAATTGAACTCTCAGCCACTGACCAGAGATTGATACCACCAGCATCTACTGTGTGGTGCGAAGCGATTGCTCTCACCTCCGATCATCCTTTTGTAGCTTACCAG GTAAGCCAGTCTCCCCATGTCAACGCCAACCATCTTAATAAACAGAAAGTGAGCGTCTCTTTGAAGTTGGGAGGAGGCAGAAGTCGAAACTCCTTcaaactcaaatattttctcCTCACATCTTCAGTTCTTGAAATCTACTCTTGTGCATCACAAGAAGGAGCAAGACTACTGGTCTTTAAA gGTGAACACGGTGTTCAAGAATATTTGCAAAAGCTCTCAGAACAGCAGAATTCCGATGATAGTTCGATGGAAGAAGCAAGCTCAGAAGAGATTCAAATATCGAATCTAGACTGTTCAAAGAATGAATATTTCTCAGCATGTAGAAACATGAAGAGGCAAAAAGATTCTTCATTGGTCAG TGATTATGCTGTGGCAGTGAGCGGTGAAGAAACAATGTGTGATGTGGTATCTCAGAGACCAGTGAAAGTAAACATCACCGCCGATGGGTTCTACGTGATTGTGGCCCTCAATACCAATAAAGAGAAGACCAATCACTTCGGTCTTCAATTGCTCATCGACAGATCCCGCTACACAATCATGAAGTCCGGACACTCCTTCGACATGTGCAGCCTCTCAACGTCTTGCACCATTG GTCTTTCTTTTGCATCTGATGACGGCGCACTGGTTTGGATACCTGAAGAACCGAATGCTGGTCGATCTTCCTTCACCATCCGATCAAGGTGCAAGCCTAGGTTGGCAGTTTTTGCCATTCTCTCTGTCTTCCTGCCCCTCATGTTCTTCGTGCTGGTCGCCTTCTTTGTGAGGGCAGACAGAGAGAGGATAAGGCGCATTTACTCCAGGCAGTCGTCGTCGACCCTTCCGGCAGTGGCAGCTCCACTCCTTACCATGCCTTTCAGAACATCCTCCACCAGAACAGAACCTGAAGCGACGACGACGGCATCTGAAGAACTCCCTCCCCCCTACCATGCTGTCTTTGATCCCCCTCCCCCCTACAGCTGCCTCAAGCCTGAAGACAACAAGTGA